The following DNA comes from Verrucomicrobiia bacterium.
GTCGGGACGTCACCTATGGCGAGGATGGTTGCCAGGTGACGACACACCGGGGCGTGGCCGAAATCCTGGCCGCGATGCGCAACGTCGCGCTCGGGCTCTACGCTCTGGCCCGCGACCGGGGACGGACGGAAGAATCCCGTTGCCAACGAGGCGGCGGCCCGACAACGTAACCGCCGTGTCGGGGCGTAGCGTAGCCTGGTAGCGCGCTTGTTTCGGGTACAAGAGGTCGTGAGTTCGAATCTCACCGCCCCGACCATTTTCCCTCAGAGTTCTTCCGAACGTTCAGACCCTTCGTTCATCGGTGGCAAGTCCGGTGCGAGTCCCGGCGATGCCGCATGGAGCGAGCGTTCTCCCGGATCATGCCCGTGCCGCAGAGGGCAGGCTTTCGCCGCCGAGCCGTTGCAGGAGTCGGGTGGTCGAATGGCCCGCGACAAGGGGGAGGATGGCCACGATCCCGCCGCCGTCCTCCACGATCCGCCGCTCGTCCTGCGCGACGGTTTCGAGGGTGTAGTCACCTCCTTTCGCCCAGACTTGCGGCCGGACGACCTCAAGGAACCGGGCGGCGCCGGGTTCGTGGAAGAGGCAGACGGCCCCCACGCTCTCGAGGGCGGCCACCAGACCGAGGCGGTCGTCTTCAGGGTGGACCGGGCGGCCGTGGCCCTTGATGGCACGGACGGAGGCGTCGCTATTGACGCCCACCAGCAGGATGTCGCCGAGGGCGCGGGCCTGTTCCAGGTAGCTCGCGTGACCGACGTGGAGGAGGTCGAAGCAGCCGTTGGTGACGACCACCCGGCGACCATGCCTTGCCTGAAGGGCCCGCCATGCTGGCAGGGCCTCCCAGGTCAGCCGTTTGTCGCGAAATCCCATGGGCATCGATTGCGGAGCAGGGCTCGTGTTTGGCGGGAGGCCGCCATGACGAACGCCTCCGGAAGCCGATTCGAGCAGGTTTCACGACGGGCTCCAAGCCGGGGACGAACCGGGTTGCGGGATTGAGTTTCCCGGGCGAGGGCGGACCGCGCAGAATGCCCTTCATGTTCAGCATGGATGAACGGAATGCCCTGGTGACCGGTGCGGGTTCGGGCATTGGCGCGGCCATCGCCGAGGCGTTGTCGAAGGCCGGGGCACAGGTGTGGGTCACGGATGTGAACGTCGCCGCGGCGGAGGCCGTGACGGACCGGCTCATCGCGAACGGCGGGTGTGCGACGGCGTTGGCCCTCGACGTGTCCGACGAGGCGGCGTGCGAGGCGGCGGCGCGGCGGGTGCACGGCGCGGACACGCGGTTGGACATCCTCGTGAACAACGCGGGAATCGGCCATGTCGGGACGCTGGTTCAGACGACCTCGACGGATCTCGAACGGCTGTGGTCGGTGAACGTGCGGGGGGCGTTTCAGGTCACCCGCGCCTTCCTGCCGGCGATGCGCGAGCGTCGTGCCGGAAACATCATCAATATCGCCTCGATTGCCGGCATTGTCGGTGTCCGGGACCGATTGGCCTACACCACCACCAAGTTCGCCGTCGTGGGCTTCACCAAGGCCCTCGCCCTCGACCACGCGCGGGAGGGCATCCGCTGCAATTGCGTTTGTCCGGGGCGGGTTGAGACCCCCTTCGTCACGGCAATGATCGCGCAGTACCCCGACCCGGCGAAGGCGCGGGCGGAAATGGAATCCACCCAGGCGATCGGACGCATGGCGCGGCCGGACGAAGTGGCGGCCGCGGTGCTTTACCTGGCGAGCGACGCATCCGCGGCGATGACCGGTTCGGCTCTGATTCTCGATGGAGGATGGAGTGCCGGGAAGTGACTTTGAATCCGGGCAGGGGTGAGGCGGGGCTGTGAGGTTTCCGTCGGTTTGCGGACTCGGCCGGAGATTCGGGCCGGTCAGTCTTTCCACTTGATGTTGCAGCCCATGCTGGGTTTTTGGGCGGGATCGGGGGTGCGCCCGTTCAGGACGGCGTCACAGGCGGCCCGCAGATCGGCGCCGGTCACCGGAACGCCATTGCCAGGCCGGCTGGCGTCGAACTGACCGCGGTACACGAGGCGGCGACTGGCATCGAACAGATACCAGTCCGGGGTGCAGGCGGCCCGGTAGGCCCGGGCCACCTCCTGGGAGGCGTCGTAGAGGTAGGGGAAGGTGTAGCCGGCGGCTTCGGCTTCGGCCTTCATTCGATCGGGGGCATCCTCGGGGTAGCCCGTGATGTCATTCGCGCTGATGCCCACCACGCCGACGCCGTGGGCCTGGTATTCGCGGGCGAAATCCGCGAGTCCGGCCCGGACGTGCTTCACGTACGGGCAGTGGTTGCACAGGAACACCACCACCAGGGCGAGGCGGTCGGAGAAGTCGTCGAGGCGGACGGTGCGGCCCGTCACGGTATCCGGCAGGGCGAAGGCGGGAGCCGGGGTGCCGAGGTCGAGCATGCTGGAGGGGGTCAGTGCCATGGTGTGGAATCGGGTCGATGGGTTAGAGGACGTACGAGGATGCCATGTTGGCGCACGGTTGACCACGCGGGGATCATCCGGACGTGCGGAGACCGCGGCCGAGTCACGAGTGGGATGAGGACCTGAGGACCTCATCCGGGGCGGGGGGGCGGCTACCGAGGGGGATGCTCCGGCGACGCCTCGATTTGCCTTCCCCGGTTTGGCGCGGCATCGGCAACCTGTCCGCCATGCCCGACCGCCATCCTTCCCGTTGCCGGCCCCGAACGACATGTCCCCGGTGAGCCTGTCCAGGTCGAAGCTTGGCCCCCGCGGGTGGCGACCTGGGATGGTGCCGCCGCGGGGCAGCACCCTGTCGGTCATCCTCGCGGTCGTCGTCGTGGCGTGCTCGGGTGCGGCCTTGCCGGAGGCGGAGGTTTCTGCGGCGGCGCCTGGCCGCCCATCGGGCGAGACGCTCGCGCGCCTGGTTTGCGCCGGTTGCCATCTGTTTCCCGGGCCCGAACTCCTCGACCGGGCCACCTGGCGGGATCAGGTCCTGCCCCGGATGGAGACGCGGCTGGGGGTGTCGCCGCCGGATTACTCGGTAAGCCCGGAAGGGGAGTTGTTGCGCGCCTTGGGGATCTACCCGGCGGAGCCGATGATTCCGCGCGAGGACTGGGAGGCGATCGTCGCGTACTACCTTGCAGCGGCCCCGGTCGCGCCGCTGCCTCAGGATCCGCGGCCGGAGATCCGGATCGGGCTGCCGCTTTTCGAATTTGAGGCGCCCGGCTTCCGGGTCCGGCCCGCGCTCACCACGCTGGTCCACCTGGGCGTGGAGACCCGGCGGCTTTTCGTTGGGGACGAGGGGGGGCAGCGGCTGCTGGTGTTCGGGGATACCCTGCGGGCGCCGCGGTCGATCCCGCTGGGCAACGTCCCGGTGGCCCTCGCCGAGTCGCCCGGTGGATTGCACGTGACGGCGATCGGAAGCTTCCTGCCCTCCGAACATCAGCGGGGCGCGCTGTTGTTTCTTCCCGAAGGGGAGAACGGGTTTGGAGCGGCGCGGACCCTCATCGGGGGGCTGCCGAGGGCGGTGCATGCCGAGTTCGCCGATTTCAACGGCGACGGACGCATGGATGTCGCGCTGTGTCTGTTTGGAAACCACCGGGGACGCTTCTCCTGGTTCGAGAATCTCGGCGGGGACCGCCATCGCGAACACGTCCTGAGCGAGCGGTCCGGCGCCATCCGGTCGCTGGCCCGCGATTTCGACGGGGATGGGTTCCCGGATCTGCTGGTGCTCACGGCGCAGGAATCCGAGACGGTGCAGGTGCTCTTCAACGACGGTCGGGGCGGGTTCCGGTTCGAGACCATCCTTCAGTTCCCGCCGTCCCACGGCCTCACCCATTTCGAACTGGCCGATTTCGACGGTGACGGGGTGGACGACCTGCTGCTGGTGAACGGGGACAACGGCGAGTTCGCGAGTCCGCCGAAGCGGTATCACGGTCTGCGCCTGTATCGCGGACTGGGGGCCGGGCGCTTCGAGACGGAACCGGCGTGGTTCTTTCCGCTCAACGGCGCCACCAAGGCCGTCGCGCGCGACTTCGATGAGGATGGCGATCTTGACATCGCCGCGATCGCCTACTTCCCGGACTACGAACGGTCCCCTCGGGAGAGCTTCGTGTACCTCGAGAATCGCGGCGGCGGGAACTTCGTTCCGGCGACCTTCGCGCAATGCATTGCCGGGCGGTGGCTGACGCTGGACGCCGGGGACCTCGACGGCGACGGGGACATCGATCTGGTCCTGGGTTCGTATGTGCGCGGGCCGACGCCCGTGCCCGCCTTCCTCCAGCGCACCTGGGATCGGGAGGGTCCGCCGTTCGTCATCCTGCGGAACACCCTTCGCCACCCGGCGCCAGCGCCCGTCCTGCCATGATACCGAACGCCCTGGCAGACGGAGGATTCGCCCGGCTGGCAGTCCTGCTCGCGGCAGGCCTCGCGGCGTGGATGCCGCGGATGAGTGCGGCAGAGCCTGTCACCTCGATCCCCCTGGTTGTTCCGGGCAGCGCGGGACCGGGCTTCACCTTGATGGGGCCGGAGCGGACCGGGGTGGCCTTCACCAACCGGATTTCCATCCGCACCGTCGCCACGAACCGCATCTTCGAGATCGGTTCGGGCGTGGCCCTCGGCGATGTGGATGGGGACGGTCGTTGCGACATCTACCTCTGCCGGCTCGACGGTCCGAACGCGCTCTACCGCAATCTCGGCGGCTGGCGGTTCGAGGAGATCGCCGAAGCCGCCGGCGTGGCCCTGCCGGAGCAGGCCTCCACCGGGGCGGTGTTGGCGGATGTGGACGGCGACGGGGATCTGGACCTCCTGGTCAACGCGCTGGGCGGCGGGACACGACTCTTCCTCAACTACGGACAGGGGCGGTTCACCGAGAAGACCGGTACCCGGCTTGTCCGGCGGTTCGGCAGCACTTCGCTGGCCCTGGCGGACATCGACGGCGACGGGGACCTCGACCTCTACGTGACCAACTACCGCACCGACACGTACCGGGATCGCCCGCCCGGTCTCCAGGTGGAGGCCCGCACCGTGGGGGACCGCATCGTGGTCACGCCCGAGAACCGGTTTCTTCCGATGATGGCGCACGGCGGCCAGGTGGAGGTGATCGAGCTGGGCGAGCGGGACTTCCTCTATATTAACGACGGCGCCGGGAACTTCGCTCCCGTCTCCTGGACCGCCGGATCGTTCCTCGACGAGGACGGACAACCCCTGGCCGGGCCTCCACTCGACTGGGGACTCGCGGTGCTCTTCCGCGATTTGAACCAGGACGGCACCCCGGACCTGTACGTCTGCAACGACTTCTTCCAATCCCCCGACCGGATCTGGATCAACGAGGACGGGCGCCGGTTCCGTGCCGCCGACCGGCTGGCCTTCCGCAACATGAGCCTCTCCTCCATGGCGGTGGACGTGGGGGACATCGACCGGAACGGCTTCGATGACATCCTCGTGGTGGACATGCTCGGACGCCGGCACCGGGACCGCCAGCGCCAGCGTCCCGAGATGATGCAGGGCCGCTACACGCCGCCCCTCGACCGGCCCGAGTTTCGGCCCGAGGTGCCCCGCAACACCCTCTTCCTCAACCGCGGCGACGGCACCTACGCGGAGATCGCCCAGCTCGCCGGACTCGACGCCACCGACTGGTCCTGGAACGTCGCTTTTCTCGACGTGGATCTCGACGGGTACGAAGACGTCCTGGTCGCCACCGGCAACCTTCACGACGTCCAGGACGCCGACGCCATCCGTGCGATCTCCCGCATCCGGGACCGTGAGTCTCCCGAAGCCCGACTGGCCCGCTTCCCGCCCCTTCACACGCCGAATCTTGCGTTCCGCAACCGGGGAGACCTGACCTTCGAGGACGTGAGCGAGCGGTGGGGTTTCGATCTGCGCGGGGTTTCCCAGGGCATGGCCCTGGCGGATCTCGACGGGGACGGCGACCTCGACGTCGTGCTCAACAACCTGAACCAGGGTGTGTCCCTGTACCGGAACGACGCCCCCGGGGCGCGGGTGGCGGTGCGGCTCCACGGCGTTCCTCCCAACACCCGGGCCATCGGCGCCCGCATCGCGGTGCTGGACGGTCCCGTGCCACGCCAGGAACAGGAGGTGGTCGCGGGAGGACGGTACGCTTCGGGCGATGACACCCTCCGGGTGTTCGCGGCGCGGGAGGATCGACCGGTGCGCATCGAGGTCACCTGGCGCAACGGTCGCCGCTCCGTGCTCGGGCCGTTGGCGCCCAACCGGCTTCACCAGATCCACGAAGCGCATGCGCCGTCGGCGCCGCGCCCCGCGCCTGCCAGGCCGGGACCCACCCTGTTCGAGGACGTCACGATCCGGCTCGACGGCCACGCGCATGCGGATCCCGACTTCGACGATCTGGCGCGCCAGCCGCTGCTCTCCCAGGTCTGGAGCCGGCCCGGACCCGGGATCGCGTGGATCGAGGATCCTCCCGGCGCGTCTCCGCACCTGGCCGTCGGCTCGGGGGCCCGCGGATTCCTGACGCTGTTCCGCAACCTCGGGAACGGAACCTTCGCCCGGACCAACCTCGCCTTCACCCTGCGTGATCAGGTCGGGCTCGCCGCCTGGACGGTGTCGCCGACCCGGACCGTCCTGCTGGCGGCCGAATCCAACTACGAGGACAGCGCGCCCCGCCCGTCCTCGGTCCGGGCCGTCGCCCCGTTTCCCGGTTCGGAACCCCTGCCCGAGTTCCCTGCCCTTGACGCCGCCGCAGGTCCGATTGCCCTGGCAGACATTCATGGCGAGGGCCGCCTCGATCTCTTCGTCGGGGGACGCGTTGCCGCGGGACGATATCCGGAACCGGTTGCGTCACGGATTTTCACCCACGGTGCGACCGGCTTTCGCCACGACCTCCGCCATGACGCCGTTCTCGACCGCATCGGCCTGGTTTCAGGAGCGGTGTTTGCGGACCTCGACGGCACGGGCCGGCCGGATCTCATTCTGGCCACCCGTTGGGGCCCCATCCGCGTCCTCCGCAACAAGGCCGGCACCCTCACCGACATCACGGCGGAACTCGGTCTCGATCGTTACCCGGGATGGTGGAACGGCGTGGTGGCCGGCGATTTCGATGGCGACGGACGCCTGGATCTGGCCGCCTCGAACTGGGGCCGCAACACCCGGTACCGCCAGGGTCTGGCCGGAGGGGTCCGCATCCACTACCGCGACCTCGACGGCGACGGGCGCCTTGCGGCGATCGAGTCCTTCGTCGATCCCGACACCGGGCTCCGGGTGCCGTACGCGGACTTCGACACCCTGGCCCGGGCGTTGCCCTACCTCCCCGCGGTCTTCCCGACCATCCGGGCTTTTTCCGAAGCGGGACTCGACGCCGTCCTCGATCCGTCCGGAGAGGTGTGGCCACACCTGGAGGCGCGGCATCTCGATTCCACCGTCTTCCTGCGGCGTGCGGGCGGCTTCGTGGCGGTGCCCCTGCCGGTGGAGGCCCAGTTCGCGCCGGCCTTCGGCATCGCCGTGGCCGACTTCGACGGCGACGGAAACGAGGATCTGTTCCTCGCCCAGAACTTCTTCGGCGTGACCGGCGAACGCTCGCGGTACGACGCCGGGTTGGGAATGGTGCTCCTGGGCCAAGGCGATGGCACGTTCACGGCGCAACCTCCGACCGCAAGCGGCATCCGTATCCCCGGGGAGCAGCGCGGCGCTGCGGTTGCGGACTTCGATGGCGATGGCCGGCCGGATCTCGCGATCGGTCAGAACCGGGGTCCCACCCGGCTGTTTCGAAACACCCAGGGCCGGCCGGGCCTTCGCGTGCGCCTCATCGGGCCGCCGGGCAATCCCGCGGGCATCGGCGCCATTC
Coding sequences within:
- a CDS encoding thioredoxin family protein: MALTPSSMLDLGTPAPAFALPDTVTGRTVRLDDFSDRLALVVVFLCNHCPYVKHVRAGLADFAREYQAHGVGVVGISANDITGYPEDAPDRMKAEAEAAGYTFPYLYDASQEVARAYRAACTPDWYLFDASRRLVYRGQFDASRPGNGVPVTGADLRAACDAVLNGRTPDPAQKPSMGCNIKWKD
- a CDS encoding SDR family oxidoreductase, whose protein sequence is MFSMDERNALVTGAGSGIGAAIAEALSKAGAQVWVTDVNVAAAEAVTDRLIANGGCATALALDVSDEAACEAAARRVHGADTRLDILVNNAGIGHVGTLVQTTSTDLERLWSVNVRGAFQVTRAFLPAMRERRAGNIINIASIAGIVGVRDRLAYTTTKFAVVGFTKALALDHAREGIRCNCVCPGRVETPFVTAMIAQYPDPAKARAEMESTQAIGRMARPDEVAAAVLYLASDASAAMTGSALILDGGWSAGK
- a CDS encoding adenylyltransferase/cytidyltransferase family protein translates to MGFRDKRLTWEALPAWRALQARHGRRVVVTNGCFDLLHVGHASYLEQARALGDILLVGVNSDASVRAIKGHGRPVHPEDDRLGLVAALESVGAVCLFHEPGAARFLEVVRPQVWAKGGDYTLETVAQDERRIVEDGGGIVAILPLVAGHSTTRLLQRLGGESLPSAARA
- a CDS encoding VCBS repeat-containing protein — protein: MIPNALADGGFARLAVLLAAGLAAWMPRMSAAEPVTSIPLVVPGSAGPGFTLMGPERTGVAFTNRISIRTVATNRIFEIGSGVALGDVDGDGRCDIYLCRLDGPNALYRNLGGWRFEEIAEAAGVALPEQASTGAVLADVDGDGDLDLLVNALGGGTRLFLNYGQGRFTEKTGTRLVRRFGSTSLALADIDGDGDLDLYVTNYRTDTYRDRPPGLQVEARTVGDRIVVTPENRFLPMMAHGGQVEVIELGERDFLYINDGAGNFAPVSWTAGSFLDEDGQPLAGPPLDWGLAVLFRDLNQDGTPDLYVCNDFFQSPDRIWINEDGRRFRAADRLAFRNMSLSSMAVDVGDIDRNGFDDILVVDMLGRRHRDRQRQRPEMMQGRYTPPLDRPEFRPEVPRNTLFLNRGDGTYAEIAQLAGLDATDWSWNVAFLDVDLDGYEDVLVATGNLHDVQDADAIRAISRIRDRESPEARLARFPPLHTPNLAFRNRGDLTFEDVSERWGFDLRGVSQGMALADLDGDGDLDVVLNNLNQGVSLYRNDAPGARVAVRLHGVPPNTRAIGARIAVLDGPVPRQEQEVVAGGRYASGDDTLRVFAAREDRPVRIEVTWRNGRRSVLGPLAPNRLHQIHEAHAPSAPRPAPARPGPTLFEDVTIRLDGHAHADPDFDDLARQPLLSQVWSRPGPGIAWIEDPPGASPHLAVGSGARGFLTLFRNLGNGTFARTNLAFTLRDQVGLAAWTVSPTRTVLLAAESNYEDSAPRPSSVRAVAPFPGSEPLPEFPALDAAAGPIALADIHGEGRLDLFVGGRVAAGRYPEPVASRIFTHGATGFRHDLRHDAVLDRIGLVSGAVFADLDGTGRPDLILATRWGPIRVLRNKAGTLTDITAELGLDRYPGWWNGVVAGDFDGDGRLDLAASNWGRNTRYRQGLAGGVRIHYRDLDGDGRLAAIESFVDPDTGLRVPYADFDTLARALPYLPAVFPTIRAFSEAGLDAVLDPSGEVWPHLEARHLDSTVFLRRAGGFVAVPLPVEAQFAPAFGIAVADFDGDGNEDLFLAQNFFGVTGERSRYDAGLGMVLLGQGDGTFTAQPPTASGIRIPGEQRGAAVADFDGDGRPDLAIGQNRGPTRLFRNTQGRPGLRVRLIGPPGNPAGIGAILRLEFADRLGPARTISAGGGYGSQDTLSPILAMPAVPVALRVQWPGGLTSRTPIPPGSREVTVPIPTAAPSAR
- a CDS encoding VCBS repeat-containing protein, translated to MVPPRGSTLSVILAVVVVACSGAALPEAEVSAAAPGRPSGETLARLVCAGCHLFPGPELLDRATWRDQVLPRMETRLGVSPPDYSVSPEGELLRALGIYPAEPMIPREDWEAIVAYYLAAAPVAPLPQDPRPEIRIGLPLFEFEAPGFRVRPALTTLVHLGVETRRLFVGDEGGQRLLVFGDTLRAPRSIPLGNVPVALAESPGGLHVTAIGSFLPSEHQRGALLFLPEGENGFGAARTLIGGLPRAVHAEFADFNGDGRMDVALCLFGNHRGRFSWFENLGGDRHREHVLSERSGAIRSLARDFDGDGFPDLLVLTAQESETVQVLFNDGRGGFRFETILQFPPSHGLTHFELADFDGDGVDDLLLVNGDNGEFASPPKRYHGLRLYRGLGAGRFETEPAWFFPLNGATKAVARDFDEDGDLDIAAIAYFPDYERSPRESFVYLENRGGGNFVPATFAQCIAGRWLTLDAGDLDGDGDIDLVLGSYVRGPTPVPAFLQRTWDREGPPFVILRNTLRHPAPAPVLP